From one Acidibrevibacterium fodinaquatile genomic stretch:
- a CDS encoding WCX domain-containing protein encodes MTDEEDGSFTVRFRAGGLREICWHRFTWSDTVTIIAPAALRQEMREMLRVASQGHGFNHESAGELGEKRDD; translated from the coding sequence CTGACCGACGAGGAGGATGGCAGCTTCACTGTCCGCTTTCGCGCTGGTGGGCTGCGGGAAATCTGTTGGCATCGGTTTACATGGAGCGATACGGTAACGATCATCGCGCCGGCGGCGTTGCGGCAGGAGATGCGGGAGATGCTGAGGGTGGCGTCGCAAGGGCATGGCTTCAATCACGAATCTGCCGGCGAGTTGGGGGAAAAGCGGGATGACTGA